Proteins co-encoded in one Streptococcus pyogenes genomic window:
- the purB gene encoding adenylosuccinate lyase encodes MLERYSRPEMAAIWTEENKYHAWLEVEILADEAWAELGEIPKEDVAKIREKADFDIDRILEIEQDTRHDVVAFTRAVSETLGEERKWVHYGLTSTDVVDTAYGYLYKQANDIIRRDLENFTNIVADKAREHKMTIMMGRTHGVHAEPTTFGLKLATWYSEMKRNIERFEHAAAGVEAGKISGAVGNFANIPPFVEEYVCDKLGIRPQEISTQVLPRDLHAEYFAVLASIATSIERMATEIRGLQKSEQREVEEFFAKGQKGSSAMPHKRNPIGSENMTGLARVIRGHMVTAYENVSLWHERDISHSSAERIITPDTTILIDYMLNRFGNIVKNLTVFPENMMRNMESTFGLIYSQRVMLKLIEKGMTREEAYDLVQPKTAYSWDNQVDFKPLLEEDTKVTSCLTQEEIDELFNPIYYTKRVDDIFKRLGI; translated from the coding sequence ATGCTAGAACGTTATTCACGCCCTGAGATGGCGGCAATTTGGACAGAGGAAAATAAATACCATGCTTGGTTGGAGGTCGAGATTTTGGCTGACGAGGCATGGGCTGAGTTGGGTGAGATTCCTAAGGAGGATGTGGCTAAGATTCGTGAGAAGGCGGATTTTGACATTGACCGCATTCTTGAAATTGAGCAGGACACGCGTCACGATGTGGTGGCTTTCACGCGTGCGGTTTCTGAAACGCTTGGTGAGGAGCGCAAGTGGGTGCACTACGGTTTGACCTCGACTGACGTGGTGGACACTGCCTATGGTTACCTCTACAAGCAAGCTAACGACATTATCCGTCGCGATCTTGAGAATTTCACCAATATCGTGGCAGACAAGGCGCGTGAGCACAAAATGACCATCATGATGGGTCGTACCCACGGTGTTCACGCCGAGCCAACGACTTTCGGTCTTAAGTTGGCGACTTGGTACAGCGAGATGAAACGTAATATTGAGCGTTTTGAACATGCTGCCGCAGGTGTGGAAGCTGGTAAGATTTCAGGTGCCGTTGGTAACTTTGCCAACATCCCACCTTTTGTGGAAGAATATGTCTGTGACAAATTAGGCATTCGTCCGCAAGAAATTTCAACACAAGTTCTTCCACGTGACCTTCACGCAGAATATTTTGCAGTGCTTGCAAGTATTGCAACTTCTATCGAACGTATGGCGACAGAGATTCGAGGTCTGCAAAAGTCAGAACAACGTGAAGTTGAAGAATTCTTTGCCAAAGGTCAGAAAGGTAGCTCTGCTATGCCTCACAAACGCAACCCAATCGGTTCAGAGAACATGACAGGGCTAGCGCGCGTGATTCGTGGTCACATGGTGACAGCTTATGAGAACGTGTCACTTTGGCATGAGCGTGACATTTCGCACTCATCAGCTGAGCGTATCATCACACCTGACACAACTATCTTGATTGACTACATGCTCAACCGCTTTGGTAATATCGTTAAGAACTTGACTGTCTTCCCGGAAAATATGATGCGCAATATGGAATCAACTTTTGGTTTGATTTATAGTCAACGTGTTATGCTCAAATTGATTGAAAAAGGAATGACACGAGAAGAAGCTTATGACTTAGTTCAACCTAAGACAGCTTATTCCTGGGACAATCAAGTGGATTTCAAACCACTTTTAGAAGAAGACACCAAAGTTACCTCTTGTCTTACACAAGAAGAAATTGATGAACTATTTAATCCGATTTATTACACAAAACGTGTTGATGATATTTTTAAGCGTTTAGGGATTTAA
- the rgg4 gene encoding transcriptional regulator Rgg4/ComR, producing MLEHFGGKVKVLRLEKRISREDLCGDESELSVRQLARIELGQSIPSLSKVIFIAKALNVSVGYLTDGADLELPKRYKELKYLILRTPTYMDDGKLQVREEQFDEIFEDYYDKLPEEEKIIIDCLQTTLDTLLSENTNFGIDLLQEYFNQIKTKVRFRQNDLILLELYLAYLDIEGMDGQYSDKIFYDSLLDNLSEQFEQFELDELFIVNKIIIDISSLSLKNNRLDNLEKAIEMSQKIMAKIQDWNRMPILKLIEWKYFLIKQKDIIKAEQSFMKACLFAQMTADQYLENKLIQEWEKDVKSY from the coding sequence ATGTTAGAACATTTTGGTGGAAAAGTAAAAGTGTTAAGACTTGAAAAGAGGATTAGTCGCGAGGACTTGTGTGGGGATGAGTCTGAACTTTCTGTTCGTCAATTAGCACGGATAGAACTAGGTCAATCCATACCAAGTTTAAGTAAGGTTATTTTTATTGCAAAAGCCTTAAACGTTAGTGTCGGTTACTTAACTGATGGTGCTGATTTAGAACTACCTAAGCGTTACAAAGAATTAAAATACCTTATCTTAAGGACACCAACTTACATGGATGATGGAAAATTACAAGTACGAGAAGAGCAGTTTGATGAAATTTTTGAGGATTATTATGATAAATTACCAGAGGAAGAGAAAATAATCATTGATTGTTTACAGACAACTTTAGATACTTTATTGAGTGAGAATACTAACTTTGGCATTGACTTACTTCAAGAATATTTTAATCAAATAAAGACTAAGGTACGCTTTAGGCAAAATGATTTAATACTTCTAGAATTATATTTAGCTTATCTTGATATTGAGGGAATGGATGGACAATATTCAGATAAGATTTTTTATGATTCTTTATTAGATAATCTATCAGAACAATTTGAACAATTTGAATTAGATGAATTATTTATAGTTAATAAGATTATCATTGATATTTCATCACTAAGCTTAAAAAATAACCGACTTGATAATTTAGAAAAAGCGATTGAAATGAGTCAAAAAATTATGGCGAAAATTCAAGATTGGAATAGAATGCCTATTTTAAAACTAATAGAATGGAAATATTTTTTAATCAAACAAAAAGATATAATAAAAGCAGAACAATCATTTATGAAGGCATGTTTGTTCGCCCAAATGACAGCTGATCAGTATTTGGAAAACAAGTTAATTCAAGAGTGGGAAAAAGATGTTAAAAGTTATTAA
- a CDS encoding quorum-sensing system DWW-type pheromone, whose translation MLKKYKYYFIFAALLSFKVVQELSAVDWWRL comes from the coding sequence ATGTTAAAAAAGTATAAGTACTATTTTATATTCGCAGCTCTACTATCTTTTAAAGTAGTTCAAGAGCTTAGTGCTGTTGACTGGTGGCGATTATAA